A portion of the Stigmatella aurantiaca DW4/3-1 genome contains these proteins:
- a CDS encoding pyridoxal-phosphate-dependent aminotransferase family protein, translating to MIPGPVEFDPEVMRALGARTLSHLDPVFIATFGRALQRLREVCLAPSAQPFIVAGTGTLAMELAVANLVEPGDRALVVNTGHFSDRMALILARHGAEVTQVRPPLGEAPRPQEVEQALAQGAYRVMTVTHVDTSTGVRAPAEPLVRAAHRHGVLSVVDGVCATAGETFHQDAWGADVYLTGSQKALGVPPGLALLTVSPKALSAWRARKHPVRSFYADWAEWLPIMEAYEAGKPAYFATPAVNLITALEVSLGQILREGMEPRFARHRRMARAFRAAWRALGLRPLPTTEAATANTLSALYYPEGVDSSVVGRVRGEGVVLAGGLHPELKTRYFRVGHMNLVGPGEVLATVGAVERALGAAGHRVQPGGAVSAAQAALLEPVPAAD from the coding sequence ATGATTCCTGGTCCAGTGGAGTTCGACCCGGAGGTGATGCGCGCCCTGGGGGCCCGCACGCTCAGTCACCTGGACCCCGTCTTCATCGCCACCTTCGGCCGTGCCCTCCAGCGGCTGCGCGAGGTGTGCCTGGCGCCATCCGCACAGCCCTTCATCGTCGCCGGGACTGGCACCCTGGCCATGGAGCTGGCGGTGGCCAACCTCGTCGAGCCCGGAGACCGGGCGCTCGTCGTCAACACCGGCCACTTCAGCGACCGGATGGCCCTCATCCTGGCGCGGCACGGCGCGGAGGTGACGCAGGTGCGCCCTCCGCTGGGGGAGGCTCCGCGTCCACAAGAGGTGGAGCAGGCCCTGGCCCAGGGCGCTTACCGGGTGATGACCGTCACCCACGTGGATACCTCCACCGGGGTGCGTGCCCCCGCCGAGCCGCTGGTGCGTGCCGCCCACCGTCATGGCGTCCTGTCCGTGGTGGATGGGGTGTGCGCCACCGCCGGGGAGACCTTCCACCAGGACGCCTGGGGCGCGGATGTGTACCTCACGGGCAGCCAGAAGGCCCTCGGGGTGCCGCCAGGGCTGGCGCTGCTCACCGTCAGCCCGAAGGCCCTGTCCGCCTGGCGCGCCCGGAAGCACCCGGTGCGCTCGTTCTATGCCGACTGGGCCGAGTGGCTTCCCATCATGGAGGCCTACGAGGCCGGAAAGCCCGCCTACTTCGCCACCCCCGCCGTCAACCTCATCACCGCGCTGGAGGTGAGCCTGGGCCAGATTCTCCGCGAGGGCATGGAGCCCCGCTTTGCCCGTCACCGGCGCATGGCCCGCGCCTTCCGCGCCGCCTGGCGGGCCCTGGGGCTGCGCCCCCTGCCCACCACCGAGGCCGCCACCGCCAACACCTTGAGCGCCCTGTATTACCCGGAAGGTGTCGATTCCAGCGTGGTGGGGCGCGTGCGGGGCGAGGGGGTGGTGCTCGCGGGAGGCCTGCATCCGGAGCTCAAGACGCGCTACTTCCGGGTGGGCCACATGAACCTGGTGGGGCCGGGAGAGGTGCTCGCCACGGTGGGGGCCGTGGAGCGGGCCCTTGGCGCCGCGGGCCACCGGGTGCAGCCGGGCGGGGCCGTCTCCGCGGCCCAGGCCGCCCTGCTAGAACCTGTACCGGCGGCGGATTGA